One Setaria viridis chromosome 3, Setaria_viridis_v4.0, whole genome shotgun sequence DNA window includes the following coding sequences:
- the LOC117847922 gene encoding anaphase-promoting complex subunit 1 isoform X3 has translation MEIQCYLFHVLFLHINVHSVRYGKGNAPNLLPVFLATDIDGLPIICFLLHEQKILLAVRIQVDDTTEEAFGDIKPHMSWDITAFAAAPVVVTRPRVRVGVLPFTDILSLSSDNDLLLYSGKQCLCRYALPTELGKGFFSNYDLHSEISDTYSDLKITSIADAVEERINVTCSNGLMLRCSLRKNPSSSLVSDCITAMAEGLQSCFYSHFVSLFWGDSDASYLYSSSHADSEWEYFCYEIKRVCTKYGQTLPTKSPISPSKAWDFLINSKYHAQYCKRAPMSSNSFLPVSYGTHKTGFNPFLQDEHSSDMSFYIRFMRETLETLHALYENLKLNILRKEDLGCLASLLCVVASSLGEHTFVDYYCRDFPLNLIELPSLPSSTSLRTPPSLFRWFEYCLHHGCDSAKLEDIPTLMRKQKVSAVSWGRKVVSFYSLLLGAERKGKSLSSGVYCEVASGSARNTEELTVLAMVAEKFGRQQLDLLPVGVSLVLRHALDKCRDSPPDDWPATAYVLVGREDLAMAKMGSVRNDNGLWNNDNLTSMSVPYMLHLQPVTIPTTASDIPTSEVLNSEDSDSVSKSIEDGMEHIFTSTTQLRFGHDLRLNEVRRLLCSARPVAIQTPTNPSVSDQDLQQQQLWNFAQRTTALPFGRGAFTLATTYTLLTEVLVFPKLVLAGRLPAQQNATVNLDLSNRSVSEFKSWAEFHNGVAAGLRLAPFQEKMLRTWIQYNRPSEPNFTHAGLLLAFGLHEHLRVLTMTDAYRYLSQEHDITTLGLLLGLAASHRGTMDPAISKMLYFHVPSRHPSSTPELELPTLLQSAAVMGIGLLYEGSAHALTMKILLGEIGRRSGGDNVLEREGYAVAAGSALGFVALGHGSDAFGFMDTFLDRLFEYIGSKEVYHEKHLNATTADDQSGNTGQMMDGAQINVDVTAPGAIIALALIFLKAESEEIAARLSIPNTYFDLQYVRPDFVMLRIIARNLILWSRIQPTKEWIDSQIPETVKSGVSNMSEGAIDSDEFDAEALFQAYVNIVTGACIALGLKYAGSRNGDAQELLYAYAAHFLNEIKHIPVRTANILPKGLLQYVDRGTLELCLHLIVLSLSLVMAGSGNLQTFRLLRYLRGRISAEGQMNYGLQMAVSLAIGFLFLGGGTHTFSTQNSGIAALLVSLYPRLPTGPNDNRCHLQAFRHLYVIATEPRWVQTVDVDTELPVYCPLEVTIAETEYYDETNYCEVTPCLLPERSVLKSIRVCGPRYWPQVIKLTPEDKPWWRSGDKTDPFNGGVLYIKRKVGSCSYSDDPIGCQSLISRAMHEVCDTPSASCSNQPNSTDHSSFRVDQIVSTFSANPSLIAFAKLCSESWKNRCNGNFREFCSQVLYECMSKDRPSLLQVYISFYTIIESMWEHLKMGHFPFYDSLFLPNLKVALAYNEALVDGRITNGGIIQSMFLESLMKRMGDIFAELPNLKDNLGRYLTTGRWPDAQNDVVILSWYLQWYSIPPPHVVASAVNKVRPRVPAGVSMLPLLRLLLPTTHLVGLMEIEKFYAALKA, from the exons ATGGAAATACAATGCTACCTGTTTCATGTGTTATTTCTTCACATAAATGTGCATTCCGTAAGATATGGCAAGGGAAATGCTCCCAATCTGCTGCCA GTCTTCTTGGCAACTGATATTGATGGATTGCCAATAATTTGTTTTTTACTGCATGAACAAAAAATATTGCTTGCTGTAAGGATTCAAGTTGATGATACTACTGAAGAAGCTTTTGGTGATATTAAGCCTCACATGAGCTGGGACATTACTGCATTTGCTGCTGCACCAGTTGTCGTGACTCGTCCAAG AGTACGGGTTGGAGTTCTTCCCTTTACAGACATCCTTAGTCTGAGTTCAGACAATGATCTACTTCTCTAT TCTGGGAAGCAGTGCCTCTGCAGATATGCTCTCCCTACTGAATTGGGAAAGGGTTTCTTTTCAAATTACGACCTACATTCTGAGATTTCAGATACTTACTCTGATTTGAAGATCACAAGCATAGCTGATGCTGTTGAAGAGCGCATAAATGTTACATGCAGTAATGGTCTG ATGCTCAGATGTTCATTGCGCAAAAATCCTTCCTCTTCTCTGGTTAGTGACTGCATAACTGCAATGGCAGAGGGCTTGCAGAGTTGCTTTTACAGTCattttgtttctcttttttgGGGTGATAGTGACGCTAGCTACCTATATTCAAGCTCTCACGCGGATTCAGAATGGGAATATTTTTGTTATGAAATAAAAAGAGTTTGTACAAAATATGGGCAAACATTGCCAACTAAATCACCCATATCGCCAAGTAAAGCTTGGGACTTCCTGATCAACAGCAAATACCATGCTCAATACTGCAAAAGGGCTCCAATGTCTTCCAATTCATTTTTGCCGGTGTCATATGGTACACACAAAACTGGCTTTAATCCCTTTCTCCAGGATGAGCATAGTTCAGATATGTCATTTTATATTCGTTTTATGAGAGAAACATTGGAGACATTGCATGCCCTATACGAGAACCTGAAGCTTAACATTTTGAGGAAAGA GGATCTAGGATGTCTTGCTTCATTGTTATGTGTGGTTGCTTCATCTCTGGGTGAACATACTTTTGTTGATTATTATTGCCGTGACTTTCCGCTCAACTTGATTGAATTACCTTCCCTACCTTCATCAACTTCTTTAAGAACTCCACCTTCTCTGTTTCGCTGGTTTGAATACTGTCTACATCATGGTTGTGACTCGGCGAAGCTGGAAGACATTCCGACTTTGATGCGCAAACAGAAAGTTTCTGCTGTGAGCTGGGGTAGGAAGGTGGTGTCATTTTATAGTTTGTTGTTAGGAGCagaaaggaaagggaaaagTCTCTCTTCTGGTGTGTATTGTGAGGTTGCCAGTGGTTCAGCAAGAAACACTGAGGAACTTACTGTTCTGGCTATGGTTGCTGAAAAGTTTGGTCGTCAGCAGTTGGACTTGTTACCAGTTGGTGTATCTCTTGTGCTTCGCCAT GCACTGGACAAATGTCGTGACTCTCCTCCTGATGACTGGCCTGCAACAGCTTATGTTCTTGTTGGCAGGGAAGATCTAGCTATGGCAAAGATGGGGTCAGTTAGGAATGACAATGGGTTGTGGAACAATGATAATTTGACATCAATGTCAGTCCCTTATATGCTACATCTGCAACCTGTAACCATACCAACGACTGCATCTGACATCCCTACATCAGAAGTTTTGAattctgaagattcagattctGTATCTAAATCTATTGAGGATGGCATGGAACATATCTTCACTTCAACTACACAACTACGATTTGGTCATGATTTGCGCTTGAATGAG GTTAGACGCCTTTTATGCTCAGCAAGACCTGTGGCCATACAAACACCTACTAATCCTAGTGTGTCGGATCAAGACCTACAACAG CAACAATTATGGAATTTTGCTCAAAGGACTACTGCTTTACCTTTTGGGCGTGGGGCTTTTACTTTAGCTACAACTTACACTTTGTTGACAGAG GTTCTGGTGTTCCCAAAGCTTGTGTTGGCTGGTCGATTGCCTGCACAACAGAATGCTACA GTTAACCTTGATCTAAGTAATAGAAGTGTCTCAGAATTCAAATCTTGGGCTGAGTTTCATAATGGTGTAGCTGCTGGCCTGAGGCTTGCCCCTTTTCAG GAGAAGATGTTGAGAACTTGGATACAGTACAATAGACCTTCTGAACCAAATTTTACTCATGCTGGTCTACTTCTAGCATTTGGCTTGCATGAGCATCTAAGAGTTTTAACTATGACTGATGCTTATCGATATCTCTCACAG GAGCATGATATAACAACACTTGGTTTATTACTTGGTTTGGCAGCATCTCATAGGGGAACAATGGATCCTGCAATATCTAAG ATGCTCTACTTTCATGTTCCTTCTCGACATCCATCTTCTACGCCagagttggaattaccaactctTCTACAG TCAGCAGCAGTAATGGGAATTGGACTTCTATATGAAGGCTCAGCACATGCACTCACCATGAAGATACTTCTG GGTGAGATTGGTCGAAGAAGTGGTGGTGATAATGTGCTAGAAAGGGAAGGGTATGCTGTTGCTGCAGGTTCTGCATTAGGATTTGTTGCCCTGG GTCATGGCAGCGATGCATTTGGATTCATGGATACTTTCCTAGATCGACTTTTCGAATATATTGGCAGTAAAGAAGTCTACCAT GAAAAGCACCTAAATGCAACAACTGCTGATGATCAAAGTGGCAACACTGGGCAG ATGATGGATGGAGCACAAATAAATGTTGATGTTACTGCACCTGGAGCAATAATTGCTCTAGCTTTGATATTTCTGAAG GCTGAGTCTGAAGAGATTGCGGCTAGACTCAGTATCCCCAATACTTACTTCGATTTGCAGTATGTGAGACCTGATTTTGTTATGCTTCGCATTATAGCCAGGAATTTAATATTGTGGAGCAG AATACAACCTACCAAAGAATGGATTGATTCTCAAATACCTGAAACTGTAAAGTCTGGTGTTTCCAACATGAGTGAAGGGGCTATCGACAGTGATGAATTTGATGCCGAGGCTCTTTTTCAAGCTTATGTTAATATAGTTACTGGAGCATGCATTGCACTTG GACTCAAGTATGCTGGCAGCAGAAATGGTGATGCCCAAGAACTACTCTACGCCTACGCTGCCCATTTTCTAAATGAG ATTAAGCACATACCTGTTCGAACAGCAAATATACTGCCAAAGGGATTACTACAATATGTTGACCGTGGAACCCTTGAGCTCTGCTTGCATCTTATTGTTCTATCTCTATCCCTG GTAATGGCAGGATCAGGAAACTTACAAACTTTCCGCTTATTGCGTTATCTTAGAGGAAGAATTTCTGCAGAAGGACAAATGAATTATGGATTGCAGATGGCT GTGAGCTTGGCGATAGGATTCTTGTTCCTTGGAGGCGGGACACACACTTTTTCAACTCAAAATAGTGGAATTGCTGCATTATTGGTCTCACTTTACCCACGTTTGCCCACTGGACCAAATGACAATCGCTGTCATCTCCAG GCATTCAGACACCTATACGTAATAGCTACAGAGCCTCGTTGGGTTCAGACGGTGGATGTTGACACAGAACTTCCTGTGTATTGCCCATTGGAAGTGACTATTGCTGAAACAGAGTATTATGATGAGACCAACTATTGCGAGGTGACACCTTGTCTTCTGCCAGAACGCTCAGTG CTTAAGAGTATTCGAGTTTGTGGGCCTAGATATTGGCCTCAGGTGATAAAACTTACACCTGAAG ACAAGCCATGGTGGAGATCTGGAGACAAGACAGATCCATTCAATGGGGGAGTACTCTACATAAAGCGAAAAGTTGGATCATGCTCCTACTCTGATGATCCAATTGGCTGCCAGTCTTTGATTTCACGGGCAATGCATGAG GTTTGTGATACGCCATCTGCTAGCTGCAGTAATCAACCAAACAGCACTGATCATAGCTCCTTCAGAGTTGATCAAATCGTAAGCACTTTTTCAGCCAATCCAAGCTTGATTGCTTTTGCAAAATTGTGTTCCGAGTCATGGAAGAACAG ATGCAATGGCAATTTTCGAGAATTCTGCTCTCAAGTGCTGTATGAATGTATGAGCAAAGATAGACCATCACTGTTACAG GTCTACATCAGTTTTTACACAATAATTGAATCAATGTGGGAGCATTTGAAGATGGGACATTTTCCTTTCTATGATTCCCTTTTCCTTCCCAACTTGAAG GTGGCTTTGGCCTACAATGAAGCATTAGTTGATGGTAGAATCACAAATGGAGGAATTATTCAGTCCATGTTCTTGGAGTCGCTTATGAAGCGCATGGGAGACATCTTTGCGGAATTGCCTAACCTCAAGGACAACCTTGGCCGTTATTTGACCACAGGCAGATGGCCTGATGCCCAAAACGATGTGGTGATCCTCTCTTGGTATCTCCAGTGGTACAGCATCCCACCTCCCCATGTTGTGGCTTCTGCAGTTAATAAGGTTAGGCCCAGAGTCCCCGCTGGTGTATCCATGCTCCCTCTGCTTCGCCTCCTGCTGCCAACCACGCACCTTGTGGGACTGATGGAGATCGAGAAGTTTTATGCTGCCTTGAAGGCCTAA